In Sphingomonas sp. SUN019, one genomic interval encodes:
- a CDS encoding S9 family peptidase, producing MRAWLVGVANVALLFGTPALAAEQKPAALTLERIFGSPDLAGAQPQSLKLSPNGTLITSVRNRDDEKARFDLWALDTRTGMSRMLLDSKKIGSGAELSEAEKMQRERDRSLTGKTGIVQYDWSPDGKSILVPLDGDLYLAGLDGTARKLEAKDALNPAISPRGGFVSFVRDQNLWVQPLGGGAPRALTKDGGGTVHFGEAEFVAQEEMDRRTGYWWSPDDAHVAVERFDEAPVKVFTRAAIGATGTKLYDQRYPAAGTPNVLVDLYVMRPDGSGQVKVDLGANRDIYLARVDWAPDGSLYVQRQSRDQRTLDMLKVDLATGTTHVVFTEKAGAKSWLNLTSNYRFLRDGSLIWNSERDGYSHLYRYADSRWTQLTKGPWVVTDLVGVDEAQGRIYLSGLKDDVLESHVYALDIARPNVLTRLTERGWTNSARMDGAASRMIVTRSNPRQPAQAYLADTSGKRLNWINENAVVAGHPYAPYLASHRTTQFGTTKAADGSTLHWEMITPPLVAGKKYPVFFQHYGGPGTGQQVTRGWQGALPQYLVDRGWIFFQIDNRGSYNRGKAFEDQIFRAMGSVEVEDQLAGAKYLKTLPFVDAGKIATYGWSYGGYMSLKMLEKNPGVYAAAVSGAPVTDWALYDTHYTERYMGDPKRDAKAYAGSGAVADAGKIKDPLLLMHGMADDNVFLDNSTAVAAELQAKNVPFEMMFYPGKTHGAGKDVHPWTTILDFLDRHVKDK from the coding sequence ATGCGTGCATGGTTGGTCGGGGTTGCAAATGTGGCTTTGCTGTTCGGAACGCCCGCGTTGGCCGCTGAGCAAAAACCCGCGGCGCTGACGCTGGAGCGCATCTTCGGCAGTCCCGATCTGGCCGGTGCGCAGCCGCAGTCGCTGAAACTGTCGCCCAACGGGACGCTGATCACGTCGGTGCGCAACCGGGATGACGAGAAGGCGCGGTTCGACCTGTGGGCGCTCGACACGCGCACCGGCATGTCACGGATGCTGCTCGACTCGAAGAAGATCGGCAGCGGCGCGGAATTGTCCGAGGCGGAGAAGATGCAGCGCGAGCGCGATCGATCGCTGACCGGCAAGACCGGGATCGTGCAGTACGACTGGTCGCCCGACGGGAAATCGATCCTCGTCCCGCTCGACGGAGACCTCTATCTCGCCGGACTCGACGGCACGGCGCGGAAGCTGGAAGCGAAGGACGCGCTCAACCCAGCAATCTCCCCGCGCGGTGGCTTCGTCAGCTTCGTCCGCGATCAGAACCTTTGGGTTCAGCCGCTCGGCGGCGGCGCCCCGCGCGCGCTGACCAAGGACGGCGGCGGGACGGTCCATTTCGGCGAGGCGGAATTCGTCGCGCAGGAGGAAATGGATCGCCGCACGGGTTACTGGTGGTCGCCCGATGACGCGCACGTCGCGGTCGAGCGTTTCGACGAAGCGCCGGTGAAGGTGTTTACCCGCGCCGCGATCGGCGCGACGGGGACGAAGCTGTACGATCAGCGCTATCCCGCGGCGGGCACGCCCAACGTGCTGGTCGACCTCTATGTCATGCGCCCCGACGGCAGTGGACAGGTGAAGGTCGATCTCGGCGCGAACCGCGACATCTATCTCGCGCGGGTCGACTGGGCGCCCGACGGGTCGCTCTACGTCCAGCGGCAGAGCCGCGACCAGCGCACGCTCGATATGCTGAAGGTGGACCTCGCTACCGGCACGACGCACGTGGTTTTCACCGAGAAAGCGGGCGCGAAGAGCTGGCTAAACCTCACCAGCAACTACCGCTTCCTGCGCGACGGCAGCCTGATTTGGAATTCGGAGCGCGATGGCTACAGTCATCTGTACCGCTACGCCGACAGCCGCTGGACACAGCTGACCAAGGGGCCCTGGGTCGTCACCGATCTGGTCGGCGTCGACGAGGCGCAGGGCCGCATCTATCTGAGCGGGCTGAAGGACGACGTACTCGAAAGCCACGTCTATGCGCTCGATATCGCCCGACCGAACGTGCTGACACGCCTGACCGAACGCGGCTGGACCAATAGCGCGCGGATGGACGGCGCGGCGTCACGGATGATCGTCACCCGGTCGAATCCCAGGCAACCGGCGCAAGCGTACCTCGCCGATACCAGCGGTAAGCGGCTGAACTGGATCAACGAGAATGCGGTGGTCGCTGGCCATCCCTATGCACCATATCTCGCCAGCCACCGGACGACGCAGTTTGGTACGACCAAGGCGGCGGACGGATCGACCTTGCATTGGGAGATGATTACGCCGCCATTGGTGGCGGGCAAGAAATACCCCGTATTCTTCCAGCATTACGGCGGCCCCGGCACCGGACAACAAGTGACGCGCGGCTGGCAGGGAGCGTTGCCGCAATATCTGGTCGATCGCGGTTGGATATTCTTCCAGATCGACAATCGCGGATCGTACAATCGCGGCAAGGCGTTCGAGGACCAGATTTTCCGCGCCATGGGATCGGTCGAGGTCGAGGATCAGCTTGCGGGTGCGAAGTATCTGAAGACGCTGCCGTTCGTCGACGCTGGTAAGATCGCGACCTATGGTTGGTCCTATGGCGGCTATATGTCGCTGAAGATGCTGGAGAAGAACCCCGGCGTCTATGCCGCGGCGGTATCGGGCGCGCCGGTGACCGACTGGGCGCTGTACGATACGCACTACACCGAACGCTATATGGGCGATCCGAAGAGGGACGCGAAAGCCTATGCCGGATCGGGCGCGGTGGCGGACGCGGGCAAGATCAAGGATCCGCTGCTGCTGATGCACGGCATGGCCGACGACAACGTCTTCCTCGACAATTCGACCGCGGTGGCGGCGGAACTGCAGGCGAAGAACGTGCCGTTCGAAATGATGTTCTACCCCGGCAAGACGCATGGCGCGGGGAAGGACGTGCATCCGTGGACCACGATCCTCGATTTCCTCGACCGCCACGTGAAGGACAAGTAG
- a CDS encoding aspartate-semialdehyde dehydrogenase: protein MGYRIVVAGATGNVGREMVNILAEREFPADEIALVASSRSQGEQIEYGETGKMLKVQNIEHFDPTGWDMALFAIGSEATAVYAPKFAKAGCTVIDNSSLYRMDPDVPLIVPEVNPEAISGYTKRNIIANPNCSTAQMVVALKPLHDVARIKRVVVATYQSVSGAGKQGMDELFEQSRNIFVGDPAVAQKFTKQIAFNVIPHIDSFLDDGSTKEEWKMVVETKKILDPKIKVTATCVRVPVFVGHSEAINIEFEDEISAEQAQNILREAPGVMLIDKREDGGYVTPVECVGDYATFISRVREDSTVENGLNLWCVSDNLRKGAALNAVQIAELLGRRHLKKAA from the coding sequence ATGGGTTACCGGATCGTGGTCGCGGGCGCGACGGGCAATGTCGGGCGCGAGATGGTCAACATCCTGGCCGAACGCGAATTTCCCGCCGACGAGATCGCGCTGGTCGCCAGCTCGCGCAGCCAGGGCGAGCAGATCGAATATGGCGAAACGGGCAAGATGCTCAAGGTTCAGAACATCGAGCATTTCGATCCCACGGGCTGGGACATGGCGCTGTTCGCGATCGGCAGCGAGGCGACCGCGGTTTACGCGCCGAAGTTTGCGAAGGCGGGCTGCACCGTGATCGACAATTCGTCGCTCTACCGCATGGACCCCGACGTGCCGCTGATCGTGCCCGAGGTGAATCCGGAGGCGATCAGCGGCTATACGAAGCGCAACATCATCGCGAACCCGAATTGCTCGACCGCGCAGATGGTCGTCGCGCTGAAGCCGCTGCATGACGTCGCGCGGATCAAGCGCGTCGTCGTCGCGACCTATCAATCGGTATCGGGCGCGGGGAAACAGGGGATGGACGAGCTGTTCGAACAAAGCCGCAACATCTTCGTCGGAGATCCCGCGGTCGCGCAGAAATTCACCAAGCAGATCGCGTTCAACGTGATCCCGCACATCGACAGTTTCCTGGACGACGGTTCGACCAAGGAGGAATGGAAGATGGTGGTCGAGACGAAGAAGATCCTAGACCCGAAGATCAAGGTAACCGCGACGTGCGTGCGCGTCCCCGTCTTCGTCGGCCATTCCGAAGCGATCAACATCGAATTCGAGGACGAAATCTCGGCCGAGCAGGCGCAGAATATCCTGCGCGAAGCGCCCGGCGTCATGCTGATCGACAAGCGCGAGGACGGCGGATACGTGACGCCCGTGGAATGCGTCGGCGATTACGCGACCTTCATCAGCCGCGTGCGCGAGGATTCGACCGTCGAGAACGGCCTGAACCTGTGGTGCGTATCCGATAATCTCCGCAAGGGCGCGGCGCTGAACGCGGTGCAGATCGCGGAGCTGCTGGGGCGGCGGCATCTGAAGAAGGCGGCTTGA
- a CDS encoding FitA-like ribbon-helix-helix domain-containing protein, with product MGQVLIRNLDDALLTDYRRAAKNNGRSLEAELRAALAQGRPKNRPSVEELAELSQRLWAMTPESAAVVDSTSYIRSMRDDR from the coding sequence ATGGGACAGGTTCTTATCCGCAATCTGGATGATGCGTTGCTGACCGACTATCGTCGGGCGGCGAAGAACAATGGTCGCTCGCTTGAGGCGGAACTGCGCGCAGCGTTGGCGCAAGGCCGCCCCAAGAACAGGCCGTCCGTGGAGGAACTCGCCGAATTGTCGCAGCGATTGTGGGCGATGACGCCGGAAAGCGCCGCGGTAGTGGACAGCACCTCGTACATTCGGTCGATGCGCGACGATCGATGA
- a CDS encoding type II toxin-antitoxin system VapC family toxin, with the protein MIVIDATVAVKLITREPGADAALARISKETDRLAPDWVRLEVASALSKKVRTDGLPAQVATMALAAVDSYLTETAASLDLIDEAFALSLQLQHAVYDCLYLALAIRHDALVVTHDEKFVRRAIAAGYATQVELLK; encoded by the coding sequence ATGATCGTCATCGATGCGACGGTTGCCGTAAAACTGATAACGCGCGAGCCGGGGGCCGACGCCGCCTTAGCGCGCATCAGCAAAGAGACCGATCGACTGGCACCTGACTGGGTACGACTTGAGGTGGCGTCCGCGTTGTCGAAAAAAGTCCGTACCGACGGTCTGCCCGCGCAGGTCGCGACCATGGCGCTGGCAGCAGTGGACAGTTATCTTACGGAGACGGCGGCGTCGCTCGACCTGATCGACGAAGCGTTTGCGCTGTCCTTGCAGTTGCAACACGCGGTGTACGACTGCCTGTATCTCGCGCTGGCGATACGGCACGATGCTCTGGTCGTCACCCATGACGAGAAATTCGTGCGTCGTGCGATTGCCGCCGGATACGCAACGCAAGTGGAACTGCTCAAGTAG
- a CDS encoding DHA2 family efflux MFS transporter permease subunit — MASAAQTPRIGSGAGPITPAEGKPLLATTNRGLLTVGVMGAMIMQILDTTIANVALPHMQTSLGATVDTVTWVLTSYIVATAIALPATGWLSERLGSRNLFLIATGGFVIASMLCGIATSLEEMVAFRILQGVFAAFINPLSQTAMLDINPPERAAKAMSVWGMGVMVGPIMGPVIGGWLTESYNWRWVFYVNVPVGIATFAILWFLLPSRPKAKRSFDYAGFVYLGVAVAAFQLMLDRGQSEDWFASWEIIIEGLVAVGAAWLAVIHFVTARAPLFDRHLFRNRNLVMGMIFMVVVGISTMAPMALLPPMLQQLFGYPVIDTGLMMAPRGVGVLFTMWLAGQLMGKVDTRIVIVVGLIIFAASLRMMANYSLEMDYWPVVVSGFIQGLGMGLVFMPLNSLAFATLEGKYRTDGASLLNLMRSIGQSAGISMVTVLLARNIQTSHADLVQHVTANTIPAMDLGALDRFGSLSDAAMMAADGMINQQAAMIAYIDDFYLMAWISIAVVPLVLLLKKPKGKIEVVHAE; from the coding sequence ATGGCCAGCGCCGCGCAAACGCCCAGGATCGGCTCGGGCGCTGGCCCGATCACGCCGGCCGAGGGCAAGCCTTTGCTCGCGACGACGAACCGCGGGCTGCTGACGGTTGGCGTGATGGGTGCGATGATCATGCAGATCCTCGACACCACGATCGCCAACGTCGCGCTGCCGCATATGCAGACCAGCCTGGGCGCGACGGTCGACACCGTGACGTGGGTGCTGACCAGCTATATCGTCGCGACCGCGATCGCGCTGCCCGCGACCGGCTGGCTTTCCGAACGCCTGGGATCGCGCAACCTGTTCCTGATCGCGACCGGCGGCTTCGTCATCGCATCGATGCTGTGCGGCATCGCGACCAGCCTGGAGGAGATGGTCGCGTTCCGCATCCTGCAGGGCGTGTTCGCCGCCTTCATCAACCCGCTGTCGCAGACCGCGATGCTCGATATCAACCCGCCCGAACGCGCCGCGAAGGCGATGAGCGTGTGGGGCATGGGCGTGATGGTCGGCCCGATCATGGGTCCGGTGATCGGCGGCTGGCTGACCGAGAGCTATAACTGGCGCTGGGTTTTCTACGTGAACGTCCCCGTCGGCATCGCAACCTTCGCGATCCTGTGGTTCCTGTTGCCGTCGCGGCCGAAGGCGAAACGGTCGTTCGACTATGCCGGGTTCGTCTATCTCGGCGTGGCGGTCGCGGCGTTCCAGCTGATGCTCGACCGCGGGCAGAGCGAGGATTGGTTCGCCAGCTGGGAGATCATCATCGAAGGGCTGGTCGCGGTGGGCGCGGCATGGCTGGCGGTGATCCATTTCGTCACCGCGCGTGCGCCATTGTTCGACCGGCACCTGTTCCGGAACCGCAATCTGGTGATGGGGATGATCTTCATGGTCGTCGTCGGCATCTCGACGATGGCGCCGATGGCGCTGCTGCCGCCGATGCTGCAGCAATTGTTCGGTTATCCCGTGATCGACACCGGGCTGATGATGGCCCCGCGCGGCGTGGGCGTGCTGTTTACGATGTGGCTGGCGGGGCAGTTGATGGGGAAGGTCGACACGCGGATCGTGATCGTCGTGGGCCTCATCATCTTCGCCGCGTCGCTGCGCATGATGGCGAACTATTCGCTGGAGATGGATTACTGGCCGGTAGTGGTCAGCGGCTTCATCCAGGGCCTCGGCATGGGGCTGGTGTTCATGCCGCTGAACAGCCTGGCCTTCGCGACGCTGGAGGGCAAATACCGTACCGACGGCGCAAGCCTGCTCAACCTGATGCGCTCGATCGGACAGTCGGCGGGCATCTCGATGGTGACCGTCCTGCTCGCGCGCAACATCCAGACCAGCCATGCCGACCTTGTCCAGCACGTCACCGCGAACACGATCCCCGCGATGGATTTGGGTGCGCTAGACCGCTTTGGCTCACTGTCCGACGCGGCGATGATGGCGGCCGACGGCATGATCAATCAGCAGGCCGCGATGATCGCCTATATCGACGATTTCTATCTTATGGCGTGGATATCGATCGCGGTCGTGCCGCTGGTGCTGCTGCTGAAGAAGCCGAAGGGCAAGATAGAGGTCGTGCACGCGGAATAG
- a CDS encoding HlyD family secretion protein, producing the protein MADADPRRDFVAEEELGIPSAPPETRPKRRWDRLALMISVPLLLALVAGYFWLTSGRFISTDNAYVQQDMISISPDVSGRIVEVNVRENQRVKAGDVLFRIDSRPYQIALDQANASLSAARVEVSTMATDAGGAAADIASAQADIRLAQVTYDRQDALMQRGFTTRAAVDAATQQVAAARSRLSSAQADAAKARQQVGSGNGSGTPAAIQSALAQREKAAFDLERTTVRATKDGIVSQTSRLQVGNITPSGVPALSLVVSQQPWVEANYKETDLDHMRVGQPATIELDAYPDMKVRGRVQSIGAGTGSEFSVLPAQNANGNWVKVTQRVPVRIAIEGNPPRQMIAGLSADVSIDVQSR; encoded by the coding sequence ATGGCTGACGCCGATCCGCGCCGCGATTTCGTCGCCGAAGAAGAACTCGGCATCCCGAGCGCGCCGCCAGAAACTCGGCCGAAACGCCGATGGGACCGGCTGGCGCTGATGATCAGCGTGCCATTGCTGCTCGCATTGGTCGCCGGCTATTTCTGGCTGACCTCGGGCCGCTTCATTTCCACCGACAATGCGTACGTCCAGCAAGACATGATCTCGATCAGCCCCGACGTGTCGGGCCGCATCGTCGAGGTCAACGTACGCGAGAACCAGCGGGTGAAGGCGGGCGACGTGCTGTTCCGTATCGATTCGCGCCCGTATCAGATCGCGCTCGATCAAGCGAATGCGTCGCTGTCCGCGGCGCGCGTGGAGGTCTCGACCATGGCGACCGACGCCGGCGGCGCGGCGGCGGACATCGCCAGCGCGCAGGCCGACATCCGGCTCGCGCAGGTGACCTATGACCGGCAGGACGCGTTGATGCAGCGCGGTTTCACGACACGCGCGGCGGTGGATGCAGCGACGCAACAGGTCGCCGCGGCCCGGTCACGCCTTTCCAGTGCGCAGGCCGATGCGGCGAAGGCGCGCCAGCAGGTCGGCAGCGGCAATGGCTCGGGCACCCCCGCCGCGATCCAGTCCGCGCTGGCGCAGCGCGAGAAGGCCGCGTTCGACCTCGAACGCACGACCGTTCGCGCGACCAAGGACGGCATCGTCAGCCAGACCAGCCGCCTGCAGGTGGGCAACATCACCCCCAGCGGCGTCCCCGCGCTCAGCCTGGTCGTTAGCCAGCAGCCGTGGGTGGAGGCGAACTACAAGGAAACCGACCTCGATCACATGCGCGTCGGACAACCCGCGACGATCGAACTCGACGCCTATCCAGATATGAAGGTGCGCGGCCGTGTGCAGTCGATCGGCGCGGGCACGGGCAGCGAATTCTCGGTCCTCCCGGCGCAGAACGCCAACGGCAATTGGGTGAAGGTGACTCAGCGCGTGCCGGTGCGGATCGCGATCGAAGGCAATCCGCCGCGGCAGATGATCGCCGGGCTGAGCGCCGACGTGTCGATCGACGTCCAGTCGCGCTGA
- a CDS encoding MarR family winged helix-turn-helix transcriptional regulator: protein MSDSFGFLLSDVSRLMRRRFDERARTIGATRAQWRALTSISRNEGINQGGLADLLEVEPITLCRMVDRLEEAGLVERRRDPNDRRAWQLFLLPKSHPILESLRGMADELFVGALDGLSSRDQAHLSASLSRIRENLLDLPEPREAAHG, encoded by the coding sequence ATGAGCGACAGTTTTGGATTTTTGTTGAGCGACGTATCGCGCCTGATGCGGCGTCGTTTCGATGAGCGGGCGCGGACGATCGGCGCGACGCGTGCGCAATGGCGCGCGCTGACCTCGATCAGCCGTAACGAGGGAATCAACCAGGGCGGTCTGGCCGACCTGCTGGAGGTGGAGCCGATCACGCTGTGCCGCATGGTCGATCGGCTTGAGGAAGCCGGGCTGGTCGAGCGGCGGCGCGATCCGAATGATCGCCGCGCATGGCAGCTTTTCCTGCTCCCGAAATCGCATCCGATCCTCGAATCGCTGCGCGGGATGGCGGACGAACTGTTCGTCGGCGCGCTTGACGGTCTTTCTTCCCGCGATCAGGCTCATCTGAGCGCGTCATTGTCGCGCATCCGCGAAAATCTGCTCGACCTTCCCGAACCGCGGGAGGCCGCGCATGGCTGA
- a CDS encoding GFA family protein: MMSNMTGGCQCGRIRYTVKIDSDDAYLCHCRMCQRATGGVSIAFKNVKRADVAWEREPDRYRSSPFARRGFCSACGTPLTFEFDEGSDKLDLTVGSFDDPARFKPTSHFGVESRHEAWLDTRGLPEQRSDTYAPLNERWEKAGGRPD, from the coding sequence GTGATGAGCAATATGACCGGCGGCTGTCAGTGCGGCCGCATCCGCTACACGGTGAAGATCGACAGCGACGACGCGTATCTATGCCATTGCCGCATGTGCCAGCGCGCCACCGGCGGGGTGTCGATCGCGTTCAAGAACGTGAAGCGCGCGGACGTGGCGTGGGAACGTGAACCCGATCGCTATCGCTCCTCGCCATTCGCCCGGCGCGGATTCTGCTCGGCGTGCGGAACGCCGCTCACCTTCGAATTCGACGAGGGTTCGGACAAACTGGATCTGACGGTCGGCAGCTTCGACGATCCGGCGCGGTTCAAACCGACCAGCCATTTTGGCGTCGAGAGCCGGCACGAGGCATGGCTGGACACACGCGGCTTGCCCGAACAGCGCAGCGACACCTATGCGCCGCTGAACGAACGATGGGAGAAGGCTGGTGGTCGGCCCGATTGA
- a CDS encoding alpha/beta fold hydrolase, with the protein MGAGRAVVLLHGFFSDAETNWIKFGHAAAIAAKGFRVIMPDLRAHGESAKPHDAAAYPPDALTKDGHALIAHLGLTDYDLGGYSLGARTTSRMLATGATPGKVIFSGMGLEGLTGADRRAGHFRNILTNLGSHERGSPEWLAEAFLKTTGGDPVALLGIIETFVSTPLTEIEAFDWPTLCVNGADDDDNGSAAALADALPNARYVEVPGGHMSAVVKPELGQAMADFLAA; encoded by the coding sequence ATGGGGGCGGGCCGGGCGGTCGTCCTGCTGCACGGCTTTTTCTCCGACGCGGAGACCAACTGGATCAAATTCGGCCACGCCGCCGCCATCGCCGCGAAGGGCTTCCGCGTCATCATGCCGGACCTGCGCGCGCACGGTGAAAGCGCGAAGCCGCACGACGCGGCTGCCTATCCGCCCGATGCGCTGACGAAGGACGGGCACGCGCTGATCGCGCATCTCGGGCTGACCGACTATGATCTCGGCGGCTATTCGCTCGGCGCGCGCACGACGTCGCGGATGCTGGCGACGGGCGCGACGCCGGGGAAGGTGATCTTTTCCGGCATGGGGCTGGAAGGGCTGACCGGCGCGGATCGGCGCGCCGGGCATTTCCGCAATATCCTCACCAATCTCGGGAGCCATGAACGCGGCAGTCCGGAATGGCTGGCGGAGGCGTTCCTGAAGACGACCGGCGGCGATCCGGTCGCACTGCTGGGCATCATCGAGACGTTTGTGAGCACGCCGCTGACCGAGATCGAAGCGTTCGACTGGCCGACTTTGTGCGTCAACGGCGCGGACGACGACGACAACGGGTCGGCAGCGGCGCTGGCCGATGCGCTGCCGAATGCGCGCTATGTCGAGGTGCCGGGCGGGCATATGAGCGCGGTGGTGAAACCCGAGCTGGGTCAGGCGATGGCGGATTTTCTCGCCGCTTGA
- a CDS encoding M2 family metallopeptidase, with protein MIRNAISLAALAAAISAVPAIAQIAAPAKPTAAQADAFITEAEATMARESVDGARTAWVNATYITDDTDALAATSGAKLTEMAVKYAVEAAKYATAPGLSPDTKRKLDILRAGIVLPAPTRAGAASELATVSTKLQSAYGKGKGTLNGQPISGSDIEAAMGAERDPNKTKEMWVSWHDQVGAPMRADYAKMTAISNEGAKELGYADLGAMWRSNYDMPPAEFAQLTDKIWAEVEPLYKSLHTFVRWKLNEKYGDAVQAKTGPIRADLLGNMWAQEWGNIYDVVAPKGAGDLGFDTGELLVAKGYDPIKMVKTGEGFYSSLGFAPLPPTFWERSQITKPRDREVQCHASAWDVDNVEDLRIKMCTKVNGDDFVTIHHELGHNYYQRAYNKQSYLYLNGANDGFHEAIGDFVALSITPDYLVKINLLDPAKVPSADKDIGLLLRQAMDKVAFLPFGLLIDKWRWGVFDGSIPTGQYQAGWDALRLKYQGVVPPVKRDETRFDPGAKNHVPGSTPYARYFLARVLQFQFYEAACRQAGWKGPLHRCSFYGNKAVGAKLNTMLEMGMSKPWPDALEAFTGTREMSGKALVNYFAPLKTWLDQQNKGKPTGW; from the coding sequence ATGATCCGCAACGCCATTTCGCTCGCCGCGCTCGCCGCGGCCATTTCCGCTGTTCCCGCCATCGCGCAGATCGCCGCGCCGGCCAAGCCGACCGCGGCGCAGGCCGACGCCTTCATCACGGAGGCCGAGGCGACGATGGCGCGCGAATCGGTCGATGGCGCGCGCACCGCCTGGGTCAACGCGACCTACATTACCGACGATACCGACGCGTTGGCCGCGACGAGCGGCGCGAAACTGACCGAGATGGCGGTGAAGTATGCGGTCGAGGCCGCGAAATACGCGACCGCGCCGGGGCTGTCGCCGGACACCAAGCGCAAGCTGGACATCCTGCGCGCCGGCATCGTCCTGCCTGCGCCGACCCGCGCGGGGGCGGCGAGCGAGTTGGCGACGGTCTCGACCAAGCTCCAGTCCGCCTACGGCAAGGGCAAGGGCACGCTGAACGGCCAGCCGATCAGCGGATCGGATATCGAGGCCGCGATGGGCGCCGAACGTGACCCGAACAAGACCAAGGAGATGTGGGTTAGCTGGCACGACCAGGTCGGCGCGCCGATGCGCGCGGACTATGCGAAGATGACTGCGATTTCGAACGAGGGCGCGAAGGAACTTGGCTATGCCGATCTCGGCGCGATGTGGCGGTCGAACTACGACATGCCGCCGGCCGAATTTGCGCAGCTTACGGACAAGATCTGGGCCGAGGTCGAGCCGCTGTACAAATCGCTCCACACGTTCGTGCGCTGGAAATTGAACGAGAAATACGGCGATGCGGTGCAGGCGAAGACCGGCCCGATCCGCGCCGATCTGCTCGGCAACATGTGGGCGCAGGAATGGGGCAACATCTACGACGTCGTCGCGCCGAAGGGCGCGGGCGATCTGGGCTTCGACACCGGCGAATTGTTGGTCGCCAAGGGTTATGACCCGATCAAGATGGTGAAAACCGGCGAAGGTTTTTACTCCTCGCTCGGCTTTGCACCGTTGCCACCGACGTTCTGGGAACGGTCGCAGATTACCAAGCCGCGCGATCGCGAAGTACAATGCCATGCAAGCGCGTGGGACGTCGACAATGTCGAGGATCTGCGGATCAAGATGTGCACGAAGGTGAACGGCGACGATTTCGTAACGATCCACCACGAACTCGGCCACAATTACTATCAGCGCGCTTACAACAAGCAGTCGTATCTGTACCTGAACGGCGCGAACGACGGTTTCCATGAGGCGATCGGCGATTTCGTCGCGCTATCAATCACGCCCGACTATCTGGTTAAGATCAACCTGCTCGACCCCGCCAAGGTGCCGAGTGCGGACAAGGACATCGGGCTGCTGCTGCGGCAGGCGATGGACAAGGTCGCGTTCCTGCCGTTCGGGCTGCTGATCGACAAATGGCGCTGGGGCGTGTTCGACGGATCGATCCCGACCGGCCAATATCAGGCCGGGTGGGATGCGCTGCGGCTGAAGTATCAGGGCGTCGTGCCCCCGGTGAAACGCGACGAGACGCGGTTCGATCCGGGCGCGAAGAACCATGTGCCGGGCAGCACGCCCTACGCCCGCTATTTCCTGGCGCGCGTGCTGCAATTCCAGTTCTACGAGGCGGCGTGCCGTCAGGCGGGATGGAAGGGGCCGCTCCACCGCTGTTCGTTCTACGGCAACAAGGCGGTCGGCGCGAAGCTGAACACGATGCTCGAAATGGGCATGTCGAAGCCATGGCCCGACGCGCTGGAGGCGTTCACCGGTACGCGCGAGATGTCGGGCAAGGCGTTGGTGAACTATTTCGCGCCGCTGAAGACGTGGCTTGACCAGCAGAACAAGGGAAAGCCGACCGGCTGGTGA
- the ctrA gene encoding response regulator transcription factor CtrA, giving the protein MRVLLIEDEPTTAKAIELMLTTEGFNIYTTDLGEEGLDLGKLYDYDIILLDLNLPDMHGYDVLKKLRVARVGTPVLILSGVNEMDSKVRSFGFGADDYVTKPFHREELVARIHAVVRRSKGHSQSVIKTGKLAVNLDAKTVEVDGSRVHLTGKEYAMLELLSLRKGTTLTKEMFLNHLYGGMDEPELKIIDVFICKLRKKLSLACQGENYIETVWGRGYVLREPEETVATQVA; this is encoded by the coding sequence ATGCGGGTGCTGCTGATCGAGGACGAGCCGACGACCGCCAAGGCGATCGAGCTTATGCTCACGACCGAAGGCTTCAATATCTACACCACCGATCTGGGCGAAGAGGGCCTCGATCTGGGCAAGCTGTATGATTACGACATCATCCTGCTCGACCTGAACCTGCCCGACATGCACGGTTACGACGTGCTGAAGAAACTGCGCGTCGCGCGCGTCGGCACGCCGGTGCTGATCCTTAGCGGCGTGAACGAAATGGATTCGAAGGTGCGGTCGTTCGGCTTCGGTGCCGACGATTACGTGACCAAGCCGTTCCATCGCGAGGAACTGGTCGCGCGCATCCACGCCGTCGTCCGCCGGTCGAAGGGCCACAGCCAGTCGGTCATCAAGACCGGCAAGCTCGCGGTCAACCTGGACGCCAAGACCGTCGAAGTCGACGGCAGCCGCGTCCATTTGACCGGCAAGGAATATGCGATGCTGGAGCTGCTCTCGCTCCGCAAGGGCACCACGCTGACCAAGGAAATGTTCCTCAACCACCTCTATGGCGGAATGGACGAGCCCGAATTGAAGATCATCGACGTCTTCATCTGCAAGCTGCGCAAGAAACTGTCGCTGGCGTGCCAGGGCGAAAACTACATCGAAACCGTCTGGGGCCGCGGCTACGTGCTGCGCGAACCCGAGGAAACGGTCGCGACCCAGGTCGCCTGA